A DNA window from Luteitalea sp. contains the following coding sequences:
- a CDS encoding DUF3368 domain-containing protein — MNAVSNSSPLIALAAIERLVLLPLLFDSVIIPPAVAFETRRTIPARPAWLYVRSLQNQLPAAVLRPTLGDGEREAIALALEASADRVVLDDLPARRVAQELGLNVIGTLGLLLAAKRAGLVDAIRPELDNLVRTGFFLGQQLYEEVLRAAGEFASLAD; from the coding sequence GTGAACGCCGTCTCCAATTCCAGCCCTCTCATCGCCCTCGCCGCTATCGAGCGCCTCGTGCTCCTCCCGCTCCTCTTCGACTCGGTCATCATTCCTCCGGCTGTCGCCTTCGAGACGCGCCGGACCATCCCAGCCAGACCCGCGTGGCTGTACGTGCGGAGCCTCCAGAATCAGTTACCAGCGGCCGTTCTCAGGCCGACCTTGGGCGACGGCGAGCGGGAGGCCATCGCCCTCGCGCTCGAAGCGAGCGCCGACCGGGTGGTGCTCGATGACTTGCCCGCGAGACGGGTCGCGCAGGAGCTCGGTCTGAACGTCATCGGGACCCTCGGCCTCCTGCTGGCGGCAAAACGGGCCGGCCTGGTCGACGCCATTCGTCCCGAACTCGACAATCTCGTCAGGACAGGGTTCTTCCTGGGCCAGCAGCTCTACGAGGAAGTGCTCCGCGCCGCTGGGGAGTTCGCTTCGTTAGCAGACTAA
- a CDS encoding AAA family ATPase, giving the protein MLTPTVPPPTAQVTALLTTFGLLTAAEEMVPRLTQAGHQEAVPVLVEVLEAEAEARRQRRIARLRRAARLPPGKTFETLDAGRLPLPIVQRLQELATGAFLETATNVLAFGLPGVGKSHALCAVGHALVEAGHSVLFTPAYAVVQELLSAKRDLDLPRALRKLDLFEVILLDDLGYVQQSPDEAEVLFTLLAERYERRSVMVTSNLIFSQWDRIFRDQMATAAAIDRLVHHAVLLEFDVPSYRTDRSRPPAPAPRSSRRGRAPGPLVPKRRR; this is encoded by the coding sequence ATGCTGACGCCCACCGTCCCGCCGCCCACGGCGCAAGTGACCGCGTTACTCACCACCTTCGGGCTGCTGACCGCCGCCGAGGAGATGGTGCCCCGACTGACGCAGGCCGGGCACCAGGAGGCCGTGCCGGTGTTGGTCGAGGTGTTGGAGGCGGAGGCGGAAGCCCGGCGCCAGCGCCGCATTGCGCGGTTGCGCCGAGCCGCCCGGCTGCCACCGGGCAAGACCTTCGAGACCCTCGATGCCGGGCGGCTGCCGCTGCCGATCGTGCAGCGGTTGCAGGAGCTCGCCACGGGCGCGTTTCTCGAGACCGCGACCAATGTCCTGGCCTTCGGGCTCCCTGGCGTCGGAAAGAGTCACGCGCTCTGCGCCGTGGGGCACGCGTTGGTCGAGGCGGGCCACAGCGTGCTGTTCACGCCGGCCTACGCGGTGGTGCAGGAGCTGCTCAGCGCGAAGCGGGATCTGGACCTGCCGCGCGCCCTCCGGAAGCTCGATCTCTTCGAGGTGATCCTGCTCGACGATCTGGGCTATGTGCAACAGAGCCCCGACGAAGCCGAAGTGCTCTTTACGCTCCTCGCCGAACGGTACGAACGCCGCTCGGTGATGGTGACCAGCAATCTGATCTTCAGTCAGTGGGACCGCATCTTTCGCGACCAGATGGCCACGGCCGCCGCGATCGATCGCCTCGTGCACCACGCCGTGCTCCTCGAGTTCGACGTACCGAGTTACCGCACGGATCGCTCACGGCCGCCGGCGCCGGCACCCCGGTCGTCTCGACGTGGGCGAGCACCGGGGCCCTTGGTGCCCAAACGTCGCCGGTGA
- a CDS encoding transposase encodes MDDLPLGRLHRDIAILESLPGVGRKVAVTMLAEAAEPLAQRDYDRLRAHLGAAPVTTASGKRRLVSMRRACNRRLRWAAYHWGRGSVQHDAPSAAYYRDLRARGHRHGRALRSVVDRWLRILIAMLRQNTLYDASRFTVALENDA; translated from the coding sequence ATCGATGACCTCCCACTCGGTCGCTTGCATCGCGACATCGCCATTCTCGAATCCTTGCCCGGAGTCGGACGAAAAGTCGCTGTCACGATGCTCGCTGAAGCGGCCGAGCCGCTCGCACAACGCGATTATGACCGATTGCGCGCGCACCTGGGCGCCGCCCCCGTCACCACGGCCAGCGGCAAGCGCCGCCTGGTGTCGATGCGGCGCGCCTGCAATCGGCGCTTGCGCTGGGCGGCGTACCACTGGGGGCGGGGGAGTGTACAGCATGACGCGCCGAGTGCCGCGTACTACCGGGACCTGCGGGCGCGAGGCCATCGACACGGCCGGGCCCTGCGGAGTGTCGTCGATCGCTGGCTACGCATCCTCATTGCGATGCTGCGCCAGAATACGCTCTACGATGCCAGTAGATTCACTGTGGCTCTCGAGAACGACGCTTGA
- a CDS encoding tyrosine-type recombinase/integrase yields MQATEWEVIDRMPCTIRLLRITTGSAGFYDFDEYERLVEAAKALDANAYLIVLLGGEAGLRCGEMIALEWSDVDLGKRQLCIQRSEWRGHVSTTKGGRLRYVPMTARLAAALRSHRHLRSPRVICQRDGSPLTQDMVRDHVQRAARRAQLAKSGVHRLRHSFCSHLAMRGAPARAIQELAGHQDLTTTQRYMHLSPAAIEGAIRLLDQPGSVRKLGDILETAGAETANPPI; encoded by the coding sequence ATGCAAGCGACCGAGTGGGAGGTCATCGATCGGATGCCGTGCACGATTCGGCTGCTGCGGATCACGACAGGCTCGGCGGGATTCTACGACTTCGACGAATACGAGCGGCTGGTCGAGGCGGCGAAAGCACTCGATGCGAACGCGTATCTCATCGTGCTCTTGGGCGGTGAGGCCGGCCTACGGTGCGGCGAGATGATCGCGCTGGAGTGGAGCGACGTGGATCTCGGCAAGCGGCAGCTCTGCATCCAACGCTCGGAGTGGCGAGGCCACGTGAGCACTACGAAGGGCGGACGCCTGCGGTACGTGCCGATGACGGCACGACTCGCGGCGGCACTCCGCAGCCATCGGCACCTTCGGTCGCCGCGGGTGATCTGTCAGCGGGACGGATCGCCGCTCACGCAAGACATGGTCCGCGATCACGTCCAGCGGGCCGCGAGACGGGCGCAGCTCGCAAAGAGCGGCGTCCATCGGCTGCGGCACTCGTTCTGCTCGCATCTTGCGATGCGTGGAGCGCCAGCGCGGGCGATCCAAGAGCTGGCCGGGCATCAGGACCTAACCACGACGCAGCGGTACATGCACCTCAGCCCCGCGGCGATCGAGGGGGCAATCCGTCTGCTTGACCAGCCGGGATCCGTACGAAAGCTTGGAGATATTCTGGAGACGGCAGGAGCTGAAACGGCGAACCCACCTATCTAG